In Paracoccus fistulariae, a single window of DNA contains:
- a CDS encoding 2-isopropylmalate synthase, with amino-acid sequence MTAATWAGKAALALILAAGAADAQVEIKKYDDGGVYEGTFRNGLKHGRGSYTLPNGFRYDGDWMDNQILGQGTASYPNGSVYEGQFADGKPNGTGKITYADGGTYEGDWVGGEITGQGVARYANGSVYTGAFVKGLHHGKGTLTQTNGYKYEGDWNAGVKEGQGRITYPDTAVYEGGMLAGQRAGKGKLTMADGMTYDGIWSAGQMSGTGVLVQASGDRYEGEMRNGRREGKGVATYQNGDVYDGQFVADRRHGQGTFTGTDGYVYTGSWVEGRMEGRGQITYPDGSVYLGQMKADRPNGTGKITYTDGSTYEGNWSDGVIEGEGKAVYGNGVTYEGGFRNARSDGQGRITYPDGYVYTGAWREGQRHGEGQATYADGSVYTGGFVNGLREGTGKLTTPGGFIYEGGWKAGEIDGTGIATYDSGDVYEGEFVAGKRQGQGVMRYATGEVASGEWEENLLVDGGEGAPQEGQGDEASQDALQNVIPGLPEESEPAR; translated from the coding sequence ATGACGGCGGCAACTTGGGCAGGAAAAGCGGCGCTGGCGCTGATTTTGGCGGCGGGTGCGGCAGATGCACAGGTCGAGATCAAGAAATACGACGATGGCGGGGTCTATGAGGGCACGTTCCGCAACGGGCTGAAACATGGGCGCGGCAGCTATACCTTGCCCAATGGCTTTCGCTATGACGGCGACTGGATGGACAACCAGATCCTGGGGCAGGGCACGGCCTCTTATCCCAACGGATCGGTCTATGAGGGTCAGTTCGCGGACGGCAAGCCCAACGGTACGGGCAAGATCACCTATGCCGATGGCGGAACTTATGAGGGGGACTGGGTCGGCGGCGAAATCACCGGGCAGGGCGTCGCGCGTTACGCCAATGGCAGCGTCTATACCGGCGCTTTCGTCAAGGGATTGCACCATGGCAAGGGCACGCTGACCCAGACCAACGGCTATAAATACGAAGGCGACTGGAACGCCGGGGTCAAGGAAGGTCAGGGCCGGATCACCTATCCCGACACGGCGGTATACGAGGGCGGCATGCTGGCCGGTCAGCGCGCGGGCAAGGGCAAGCTGACCATGGCGGATGGCATGACCTATGACGGGATCTGGTCGGCGGGTCAGATGTCGGGAACCGGTGTTCTGGTGCAGGCCTCGGGCGACCGCTACGAGGGCGAGATGCGCAATGGCCGTCGCGAAGGCAAGGGCGTCGCCACCTATCAGAACGGCGATGTCTATGACGGCCAGTTCGTCGCAGACCGCCGACATGGGCAGGGCACCTTCACCGGCACCGATGGCTATGTCTATACCGGATCCTGGGTCGAGGGCCGGATGGAAGGGCGCGGGCAGATCACCTATCCCGATGGCTCGGTCTATCTGGGACAGATGAAGGCGGACCGCCCCAATGGCACCGGCAAGATCACCTATACCGATGGGTCGACCTATGAGGGCAATTGGTCCGACGGTGTGATCGAGGGCGAGGGCAAGGCCGTCTACGGCAATGGCGTCACCTATGAGGGCGGCTTCCGCAATGCCCGCAGCGACGGGCAGGGCCGCATTACTTATCCTGACGGCTATGTCTATACCGGCGCCTGGCGCGAGGGGCAGCGCCATGGCGAGGGTCAGGCCACCTATGCCGATGGCAGCGTCTATACCGGGGGTTTCGTCAATGGGCTGCGCGAAGGCACAGGCAAGCTGACCACGCCGGGTGGTTTCATCTATGAGGGCGGCTGGAAAGCGGGCGAAATCGACGGCACCGGCATCGCGACCTATGACAGCGGCGATGTCTATGAGGGCGAGTTCGTCGCGGGCAAGCGCCAGGGTCAGGGCGTCATGCGCTATGCCACCGGAGAAGTCGCCTCGGGTGAGTGGGAAGAAAACCTGCTGGTTGACGGCGGCGAGGGCGCGCCGCAAGAAGGGCAGGGCGACGAAGCCTCACAAGATGCCCTCCAGAATGTCATACCGGGCCTGCCGGAAGAAAGTGAACCCGCGCGGTAA
- a CDS encoding VPLPA-CTERM sorting domain-containing protein: MAKVYEQHFYISRISMGIRLVIAAVMLAVGIGQADAATVESRSGWFTLTSLEVFCGSYCSNYPDSRTKYYAGLREGQTALGQVTISTSDDGEMVYLSMRYGPTLSTYLFSEGLTRQENGTYSYDSVYDVPCCYRFRIGWNGRSGWFRFEDDDPPIDKYVTINFEIAAVPLPASAALLPIGMGALAMVRKRKRAKVTKIVL; encoded by the coding sequence GTGGCCAAAGTATATGAACAACATTTTTATATATCGAGGATTTCTATGGGCATCAGATTGGTAATAGCCGCTGTAATGTTGGCGGTCGGCATAGGTCAGGCCGACGCGGCCACGGTTGAGTCACGGTCAGGATGGTTTACGCTCACTAGCTTGGAGGTTTTCTGCGGTTCTTATTGTAGTAACTACCCCGACAGTAGAACCAAATACTATGCTGGCTTGCGCGAGGGTCAGACTGCTTTGGGCCAGGTGACAATCTCCACCAGCGATGATGGCGAAATGGTTTATCTCTCGATGCGTTATGGGCCGACGCTGTCAACTTATCTATTTTCAGAGGGTCTCACCAGACAAGAAAATGGAACTTACAGCTATGACAGCGTTTACGATGTTCCCTGCTGTTATAGGTTTCGTATTGGATGGAACGGAAGGTCGGGGTGGTTTCGCTTCGAAGACGATGACCCCCCAATAGACAAATACGTCACTATCAATTTTGAAATCGCAGCTGTTCCCTTACCCGCATCTGCCGCACTTTTGCCGATTGGCATGGGCGCTTTGGCGATGGTTCGTAAACGCAAGCGGGCCAAGGTCACCAAGATTGTTCTATGA
- a CDS encoding LysE family translocator, with amino-acid sequence MPVENWIAYALAYTILSVIPGPSVLMVISQALSRGKRAAMACIMGDVAGGAVIMTASYLGLGLILASSSMAFMVLKWLGVAYMAYLGFTQIREARSLAEIKLHAQPKGGFRVGFVTGVLNPKAIMFYMAFLAQFMDPAAAQVPQLLILMATSSVVVMVVLGIYALLASKISEQLKTVRARKGLAYAGGSFLLGGSALMAATR; translated from the coding sequence ATGCCTGTCGAAAACTGGATTGCCTACGCATTGGCCTATACGATTCTGTCGGTCATTCCCGGCCCCAGTGTGCTGATGGTAATTTCGCAGGCGCTGTCACGCGGCAAGCGCGCGGCAATGGCCTGCATTATGGGCGATGTGGCCGGGGGTGCGGTGATCATGACGGCCTCCTATCTGGGTCTGGGCCTGATCCTCGCCTCATCCAGCATGGCCTTTATGGTGCTGAAATGGCTGGGTGTCGCCTATATGGCCTATCTGGGCTTCACCCAGATCCGCGAGGCGCGATCCCTGGCCGAGATCAAGCTGCATGCGCAGCCCAAAGGCGGCTTCCGCGTGGGGTTCGTCACCGGCGTGCTGAACCCCAAGGCGATCATGTTCTACATGGCGTTCCTGGCACAGTTCATGGACCCCGCCGCCGCACAGGTGCCGCAACTGCTGATCCTGATGGCAACGTCAAGCGTGGTGGTGATGGTGGTGCTGGGCATCTATGCGCTGCTGGCCTCGAAAATCAGCGAGCAGTTAAAAACCGTCCGCGCCCGCAAGGGTCTGGCCTATGCGGGCGGGTCATTCCTGCTGGGCGGCAGCGCGTTGATGGCGGCCACGCGCTAA
- a CDS encoding ImuA family protein has product MQIRSLALPSAEFRDAIQLAPARMHEAGGTGRHAFAIWQAIRHPGSVFWVQPAHDHSLPFPRGLPTELCNRLYMLRPQSEVDLLWTVEQALRAGPVGLVIAAPEKPLSLTAGRRLQLAAEEGQTVALMLIAENAGSNATETRWHCRPLPSGGEAAWHEWHLVKNKRGRSACWRLAWDGISDQVTELADLPMPQPERGRRQSDSGAHVVDADPVAAVLALLQNDLSSKAECRCEDL; this is encoded by the coding sequence ATGCAGATTCGTTCCCTCGCCCTGCCATCGGCAGAGTTCCGCGACGCCATCCAACTTGCCCCCGCACGCATGCATGAAGCCGGGGGAACGGGCCGCCATGCCTTTGCCATCTGGCAGGCGATTCGCCATCCGGGGTCGGTCTTCTGGGTGCAGCCCGCCCATGATCACAGCCTGCCCTTTCCGCGCGGCTTGCCCACAGAGCTCTGCAATCGCCTCTACATGCTGCGCCCGCAGTCAGAGGTCGATCTGCTCTGGACCGTGGAACAGGCGCTGCGGGCAGGTCCGGTCGGGCTGGTCATTGCCGCGCCCGAAAAGCCGCTATCGCTGACCGCGGGCCGCAGGCTGCAACTGGCCGCCGAGGAAGGGCAGACCGTCGCCCTGATGCTGATCGCCGAGAATGCGGGCTCGAACGCGACGGAAACCCGCTGGCATTGTCGGCCCTTGCCCTCGGGCGGCGAGGCGGCATGGCATGAATGGCATCTGGTCAAGAACAAGCGGGGCCGCAGCGCCTGCTGGCGTCTGGCCTGGGACGGCATCTCTGATCAGGTGACCGAGCTTGCGGATCTGCCGATGCCTCAGCCAGAGCGCGGGCGCCGCCAATCCGATAGTGGGGCGCATGTCGTGGATGCCGATCCTGTGGCAGCGGTGCTTGCCCTGTTGCAGAATGACCTGTCCAGCAAGGCCGAATGCCGGTGTGAGGATCTGTAG
- a CDS encoding energy transducer TonB, with translation MRKWGDIFGEWALWAGAIVVILALHYGVGIWAERWAAANPPAGLPKAIYIQMAPPESFASPEPVPAEQPQAEPEPAPEAEPEAEAEPVDDPIEVPEPKQLEPIEDFSSLIPQVDTPSALALTSSVAPDRRPERRKKQTRPDPEPRQERRSEAEPRRQTQQSSQRSAPSRSAPQGIPGPSAQQVQRITVTWRDLVGPCIARQVKRVKARSGEGLTISVSITIARSGRVQGVRLGGSTGNARTDQAISRAAGRARCPAAPRGFPRANQTFTLPILIN, from the coding sequence ATGAGGAAATGGGGCGACATCTTCGGGGAATGGGCCCTTTGGGCGGGCGCCATCGTGGTCATTCTGGCGCTGCATTACGGTGTGGGCATCTGGGCGGAACGCTGGGCCGCCGCCAACCCGCCGGCCGGGCTGCCCAAGGCCATCTATATCCAGATGGCGCCGCCCGAATCCTTCGCATCGCCAGAGCCGGTTCCAGCAGAGCAGCCGCAGGCTGAACCTGAACCTGCGCCCGAAGCGGAACCCGAAGCCGAGGCTGAGCCCGTCGACGATCCGATCGAGGTTCCCGAACCGAAACAGCTGGAGCCGATCGAGGATTTTTCCTCGCTGATCCCGCAGGTCGATACACCTTCGGCGCTGGCCCTCACCTCATCCGTTGCGCCGGATCGCCGCCCCGAACGGCGCAAAAAACAGACCCGCCCGGATCCCGAGCCGCGTCAGGAACGCCGCAGCGAGGCAGAGCCGCGCCGACAGACCCAGCAATCCTCACAGCGATCCGCGCCAAGCCGCAGCGCCCCGCAGGGCATACCCGGCCCAAGCGCTCAGCAGGTCCAGCGCATCACAGTCACCTGGCGAGACCTTGTGGGGCCATGTATTGCCAGACAGGTTAAACGTGTAAAAGCGCGCAGCGGCGAAGGTCTCACAATCAGTGTCTCGATCACTATTGCCAGAAGCGGTCGCGTTCAGGGGGTCCGTCTTGGCGGTTCGACCGGGAATGCGCGCACGGATCAGGCGATTTCCCGCGCCGCAGGTCGCGCCCGATGCCCGGCCGCGCCGCGTGGCTTTCCGCGTGCGAATCAAACATTCACGCTGCCGATCCTGATCAATTGA
- the exbD gene encoding TonB system transport protein ExbD: protein MAGGIRENHGDDLVENHEINVTPFIDVMLVLLIIFMVAAPLATVDINVDLPVSNATPSERPEQPVFVTVKPDLTLSIGNETLPLDSLGTALRQATNDDKGQRIFLRADKQVAYGDLMTVMNSMRDNGYLSIALVGLETGAAAPATETAGAAAPTNEAPAE, encoded by the coding sequence ATGGCCGGAGGCATCCGCGAAAATCACGGCGATGATCTGGTCGAGAATCACGAGATCAACGTCACCCCCTTCATCGATGTGATGCTGGTGCTGCTGATCATCTTCATGGTCGCGGCGCCTCTGGCCACGGTGGATATCAATGTCGATCTGCCCGTCTCGAACGCGACCCCCAGCGAGCGTCCTGAACAGCCGGTCTTTGTCACTGTCAAACCCGACCTGACCTTGTCCATCGGCAATGAAACGCTGCCGCTGGATTCGCTTGGCACCGCGCTGCGGCAGGCGACCAATGATGACAAGGGCCAGCGGATCTTCCTGCGCGCCGACAAGCAGGTCGCCTATGGCGATCTGATGACGGTGATGAATTCCATGCGCGACAATGGCTATCTCAGCATCGCGCTGGTGGGGCTGGAAACCGGCGCGGCTGCCCCGGCAACCGAAACGGCCGGGGCCGCCGCGCCCACGAATGAAGCCCCCGCAGAATGA
- the exbB gene encoding tonB-system energizer ExbB, whose translation MTHMPLSRRGAGIAVTLACLLASPVAAQQEPAPAEAPTATEAAEATGPTTETGTAPVAETAPAPDAAPAITAAPAPALARTEERDPNLPHDLSPMGMYRAADWVVKSVMVGLIFASVVTWTVLVAKMLELWQASMRVQAGTKRVAQSTNLTEALQSSGTRSDAVSRMIQAASQEYDRSLVAVDQAGDDGLKERVDSHLDRIEALAGRRMSRGTGVLATIGSTAPFVGLFGTVWGIMNAFIGISESQTTNLAVVAPGIAEALLATALGLVAAIPAVVIYNVFARAITGYRLRLSNAAAGIRRMVSRDLDFRGVAAAPAETRRA comes from the coding sequence ATGACTCATATGCCACTGTCGCGCCGTGGTGCTGGTATCGCCGTCACGCTTGCCTGTCTGCTGGCATCCCCCGTCGCCGCGCAGCAAGAGCCCGCGCCCGCAGAAGCCCCGACCGCGACCGAGGCGGCAGAGGCCACGGGCCCGACAACGGAAACGGGAACGGCGCCTGTGGCCGAAACGGCCCCGGCCCCTGACGCGGCACCCGCGATCACTGCCGCCCCCGCACCGGCCTTGGCCCGGACCGAAGAGCGCGACCCGAACCTGCCGCATGACCTGTCGCCCATGGGCATGTATCGCGCCGCCGATTGGGTGGTGAAATCGGTGATGGTCGGTCTGATCTTTGCCTCGGTCGTGACCTGGACGGTGCTGGTCGCCAAGATGCTGGAACTGTGGCAGGCCAGCATGCGCGTGCAGGCAGGCACCAAACGCGTTGCGCAATCGACCAACCTGACCGAGGCCCTGCAATCCAGCGGCACACGCAGCGATGCCGTGTCGCGGATGATCCAGGCCGCATCGCAGGAATATGACCGCTCACTGGTGGCGGTGGATCAGGCGGGCGATGACGGGCTGAAAGAGCGGGTCGATTCGCATCTGGACCGGATCGAGGCGCTTGCCGGGCGCCGCATGTCGCGCGGCACCGGCGTTCTGGCGACCATCGGTTCGACCGCGCCCTTTGTCGGGCTGTTCGGCACCGTCTGGGGGATCATGAACGCCTTTATCGGCATTTCGGAATCGCAGACCACCAATCTGGCCGTCGTCGCACCGGGCATTGCCGAGGCGCTGCTGGCCACCGCCCTTGGCCTTGTCGCCGCGATCCCGGCCGTGGTCATCTACAACGTCTTTGCCCGCGCGATCACCGGCTATCGCCTGCGCCTGTCCAATGCCGCCGCGGGCATCCGCCGCATGGTCAGCCGCGATCTGGACTTTCGCGGCGTAGCGGCGGCACCCGCTGAAACCCGGAGGGCATGA
- the mobA gene encoding molybdenum cofactor guanylyltransferase MobA, translating into MIAHPAIILAGGRATRMGGGDKPLQQLGGAPMLQQIVARLRPQCGDLAINANGDPKRFAAFGLPVVADPLPDYPGPLAGILAGMDWAAARNADFVVTVAGDTPFFPHDLSQKFAAMQEGPHPVIAASQHAEGDLIWHPVFGLWPTGLAAALRSYLRAGHRRLRGFAQQQGARIAVWDGRDFDPFFNVNAPEDLIRARQHLEKPA; encoded by the coding sequence ATGATCGCCCATCCCGCCATCATTCTTGCCGGAGGTCGCGCCACCCGCATGGGCGGCGGCGATAAACCGCTGCAACAGTTGGGCGGCGCTCCGATGCTGCAGCAGATCGTCGCGCGGCTTCGGCCGCAATGCGGCGATCTGGCGATCAATGCGAATGGCGATCCGAAGCGTTTCGCCGCCTTCGGCCTGCCGGTTGTGGCAGATCCCCTGCCCGATTATCCCGGTCCGCTGGCGGGTATTCTGGCGGGAATGGACTGGGCCGCCGCCCGGAACGCGGATTTCGTGGTGACGGTCGCCGGGGATACGCCCTTCTTTCCCCACGACCTGTCACAGAAATTCGCGGCCATGCAGGAGGGCCCTCATCCCGTCATCGCCGCCAGCCAGCATGCCGAAGGCGATCTGATCTGGCATCCTGTCTTTGGCCTTTGGCCGACCGGCCTGGCGGCGGCTCTGCGGTCATATCTGCGGGCCGGGCACCGGCGTCTGCGCGGATTTGCGCAGCAGCAGGGGGCCAGAATTGCTGTCTGGGACGGGCGCGATTTCGATCCCTTCTTCAACGTGAACGCCCCCGAAGACCTGATCCGGGCGCGACAACATCTTGAAAAACCTGCCTGA
- the cobA gene encoding uroporphyrinogen-III C-methyltransferase: MSDAEPANGFVSLVSAGPGDPELLTLKAVSRLAQADVILFDDLASGPVLDHANPDAELIAVGKRAGRPSARQEHVNMQLVSQARAGRRVVRLKSGDSGIFGRLEEELIALTEAGIPFEIIPGVTSASAAAAAAGIPLTRRLTARRVQFVTGADVTGHLPEDINWAALADPHVTTVVFMGQRSFPKLAEGLRAHGLPGDTPALFAEAVGHPHQRLLRTTIDELARMMRDITVVQPGLILYGPLVLKGYGNT; this comes from the coding sequence GTGTCCGACGCTGAACCCGCGAATGGTTTTGTCTCACTTGTCTCGGCGGGGCCGGGCGATCCGGAATTGCTGACGCTGAAGGCTGTCAGCCGGCTGGCGCAGGCCGATGTGATCCTGTTCGACGATCTGGCCTCTGGCCCGGTGCTGGACCATGCCAATCCCGACGCCGAACTGATTGCCGTGGGCAAACGCGCAGGGCGCCCCTCGGCGCGGCAGGAACATGTGAATATGCAGCTGGTCAGCCAGGCCCGCGCCGGGCGGCGGGTGGTGCGGCTGAAATCCGGCGATTCCGGCATTTTCGGGCGGCTGGAGGAAGAACTGATCGCCCTGACCGAGGCTGGCATCCCCTTCGAGATCATTCCCGGCGTCACCTCGGCCAGCGCGGCGGCGGCGGCGGCAGGAATCCCGCTGACCCGCAGGTTGACGGCCCGGCGTGTGCAATTCGTGACCGGCGCCGATGTGACCGGCCACCTGCCTGAGGATATCAACTGGGCGGCCCTTGCCGATCCGCATGTCACCACGGTCGTTTTCATGGGGCAGCGCAGTTTTCCCAAGCTGGCCGAGGGGTTGCGCGCCCATGGCCTGCCCGGCGATACGCCCGCGCTGTTCGCCGAGGCGGTGGGCCATCCGCATCAGCGTTTGCTGCGCACCACGATCGACGAACTGGCCCGGATGATGCGTGACATCACCGTCGTGCAGCCGGGGCTGATCCTGTACGGACCACTGGTCCTGAAGGGCTACGGAAATACCTGA
- a CDS encoding calcium-binding protein: MLSYRHVVTFGTTQRSWLSKVTDLEIAQIGGQWLLFAVSGFGGGVSSYRIPDPTAPLVRVHGKSFPSNLTYQGDPDLTVLTTANGSYLHLGQLGGAEALGMALSPAGTIQTLSRLFSDSAVGTNISAMGQVGGGDFIYSAHKAILQLDVQKLRPDGSLSPDISSAKLNGSDAMEGASLDQIIDVVVEGQRILVAISGLGNFVSTHLLSESGQLTGGAMHVAGQGTGYYVPSQVEAVQFGDKTFIVVAGATSSSLSVFRLDKNGALTTTDHIVDELTTRFQSVSAIATAVVDGRAFVFVGGADDGISVFTLLPDGRLVFIYTIADTDALTLSNVGEMRASAIDGRIALYVTSNSEVGISQLLFDPGKIGTTALAGSGVVTGTSGNDMLVASAGTSAIRGGAGDDVLVSGDRSITLTGGDGADSFVLTRPDGRIQITDFELGTDRLDLSMLGMIRSTWQLTFLSRSDGIRILFGETILDIVSRDGRRLRPTDFSNEIFAIAHYWLPELDPIRNRPEDQATTRGQWFFGTEAGDRMVGAGGSDVLYGRAGHDTISGGDGHDTIMGEDGNDQLRGQNGDDYLRGHDGSDWLFGDAGNDALRGDRGNDTLYGGHDQDELWGGEGNDRLYGDQGNDTLDGEAGHDTLDGGDGDDLLSDSSGQNVLLGQRGRDTLIGGSGTDSLRGGDDDDLLRGGRGNDTLRGDTGNDRLFGEDGDDLLLDDSGNNLMDGGGGNDVLTAGSGADTLEGGPGNDTLQGGGGNDRLSAGPGKDRLYGQDGNDLLIAGDDGSVLYGGNHDDTLVGGAFADYLRGEYGNDHIRGGGGNDRIYGDDGNDTLLGEAGNDLLEDKSGHNYLEGGDGQDSLIAGGGRDTLYGGAGDDSLSGGDGDDRLYGGGGRDILRGGGDNDYLSAGDGNSRLYGDHGNDSLFGDRGNDRLYGGAGGDYLDGKDGNDSLFGGGHGDTLKGGGGNDLLNDRIGHNRFEGGAGRDRIFAGGGRDTLFGGHGDDVLNAGGGNDRLFGQAGNDRLAGGGGRDVLVGGGGRDTLLGGGGNDNLIGGGGPDRLAGGGGRDWLKGGGGRDTLLGGGGPDRLFGNGGPDRLIGGPGPDKLFGGRGPDNFVYLRPLDSKPGKFADFIKDFRPNQDHLELRRLNLDYIGQDDFDGGRQLRWSHERGDTHVQIDLNGDGRADMLIRLDGILRLDADDFLL, from the coding sequence ATGCTTTCCTATCGGCATGTGGTGACATTCGGCACCACACAACGCAGTTGGCTGTCAAAGGTCACCGATCTGGAGATTGCCCAGATCGGGGGACAATGGTTGCTTTTTGCGGTCAGCGGATTTGGCGGTGGGGTGTCCAGCTATCGCATCCCCGACCCGACAGCGCCGCTTGTCCGCGTGCATGGCAAGTCCTTCCCGTCGAACCTGACCTATCAGGGCGATCCCGATCTGACCGTGCTGACCACGGCGAACGGGTCTTATCTTCATCTGGGGCAACTGGGCGGGGCCGAGGCTTTGGGCATGGCCCTGTCGCCCGCAGGGACGATACAGACCCTGTCGCGGCTGTTTTCCGACAGCGCGGTCGGGACGAATATCTCTGCCATGGGGCAGGTCGGGGGCGGCGATTTCATCTACTCCGCGCATAAGGCGATCCTGCAGCTGGATGTGCAGAAGCTGCGCCCCGATGGCAGCCTGTCGCCCGATATCTCTTCCGCCAAGCTGAATGGCAGCGACGCGATGGAGGGGGCCTCGCTGGATCAGATCATCGATGTGGTGGTCGAGGGGCAGCGGATTCTGGTGGCGATTTCCGGGCTGGGCAACTTCGTTTCGACCCATCTTCTGTCAGAGAGCGGGCAACTGACCGGCGGCGCGATGCATGTCGCGGGGCAGGGAACGGGCTATTACGTCCCCTCGCAGGTCGAGGCGGTGCAGTTCGGCGACAAGACCTTCATCGTGGTGGCGGGCGCGACCTCATCATCGCTATCGGTGTTCCGGCTGGATAAAAATGGCGCGCTGACCACCACCGATCATATCGTGGATGAGTTGACGACGCGGTTCCAATCCGTCTCGGCCATCGCGACGGCGGTGGTGGATGGGCGCGCCTTTGTCTTCGTGGGCGGCGCGGATGATGGCATCAGCGTCTTCACCCTGCTGCCAGACGGGCGGCTGGTCTTTATCTATACCATCGCGGATACCGACGCGCTGACCCTGTCCAATGTCGGAGAGATGCGGGCAAGCGCCATTGACGGGCGCATCGCGCTTTATGTCACCAGCAACAGCGAAGTCGGGATCAGCCAGCTTCTGTTCGATCCCGGAAAGATCGGGACCACGGCGCTGGCCGGGTCGGGCGTCGTGACCGGCACCTCGGGCAATGACATGCTGGTCGCCTCTGCCGGGACAAGCGCGATCCGGGGCGGTGCCGGGGATGATGTTCTGGTCAGCGGCGATCGCAGCATCACGCTGACAGGGGGCGATGGCGCGGACAGCTTTGTCCTGACCCGCCCGGACGGGCGCATCCAGATCACCGATTTCGAGCTTGGCACAGACCGGCTGGACCTGTCCATGCTGGGGATGATTCGCAGCACCTGGCAACTGACCTTCCTGTCGCGATCCGACGGCATCCGCATCCTGTTCGGCGAGACGATCCTGGATATCGTCAGCCGCGATGGCAGGCGCCTGCGCCCCACGGATTTCAGCAATGAGATCTTCGCGATCGCCCATTACTGGCTGCCTGAACTGGATCCGATCAGGAACCGCCCCGAGGATCAGGCCACGACCCGGGGGCAATGGTTCTTTGGCACCGAAGCAGGCGACCGGATGGTCGGCGCGGGCGGTTCGGACGTGCTTTATGGCCGGGCCGGGCATGACACGATCTCGGGCGGGGACGGCCATGACACCATCATGGGTGAGGATGGCAATGACCAGCTGCGCGGTCAGAATGGCGACGATTATCTGCGCGGCCATGACGGCAGCGACTGGCTTTTCGGCGATGCGGGGAATGACGCGCTGCGCGGCGATCGGGGCAATGACACGCTTTATGGCGGCCATGATCAGGACGAATTATGGGGCGGAGAGGGGAATGACCGTCTCTATGGCGATCAGGGCAACGACACGCTGGACGGGGAAGCCGGGCATGACACGCTGGATGGCGGCGATGGCGACGATCTTCTCAGCGACAGTTCCGGTCAGAACGTCCTTCTGGGCCAGCGGGGTCGCGATACGCTGATCGGCGGATCCGGCACCGACAGCCTGCGCGGCGGCGATGATGACGACCTGCTGCGCGGGGGTCGCGGCAATGACACGCTGCGGGGCGACACTGGCAATGACCGCCTGTTCGGAGAGGATGGCGACGATCTGCTGCTGGACGACAGCGGCAATAACCTCATGGATGGCGGCGGCGGCAATGACGTGCTGACCGCTGGCAGCGGCGCCGACACGCTGGAGGGCGGGCCGGGCAATGACACGTTGCAAGGCGGCGGCGGCAATGACCGCCTGTCAGCAGGACCCGGCAAGGACCGCCTTTACGGCCAGGACGGCAATGACCTGCTGATCGCCGGTGATGACGGCTCGGTCCTCTATGGCGGCAATCACGATGATACATTGGTGGGCGGCGCCTTCGCCGATTATCTGCGCGGCGAATACGGGAATGACCACATCCGCGGCGGCGGCGGCAATGACAGGATCTACGGCGATGATGGCAATGATACCCTGTTGGGAGAGGCTGGAAATGACCTGCTTGAGGACAAATCCGGCCATAATTACCTAGAGGGCGGCGATGGTCAGGACAGCCTGATCGCGGGCGGAGGGCGCGATACGCTTTACGGTGGTGCGGGCGATGACAGCCTGTCGGGCGGCGATGGAGATGACAGGCTCTACGGTGGCGGCGGCCGCGACATCCTGCGCGGCGGCGGCGACAATGACTACCTGTCGGCAGGCGATGGCAACAGCCGCCTTTACGGTGACCACGGCAATGACAGCCTGTTCGGCGACAGAGGCAATGACCGGCTCTATGGCGGGGCGGGCGGCGACTACCTCGATGGCAAAGATGGCAATGACAGCCTGTTCGGCGGTGGCCATGGCGACACCCTGAAAGGTGGCGGCGGAAATGACCTGCTGAATGACCGCATCGGACATAACCGGTTCGAGGGCGGCGCCGGTCGCGACCGGATATTCGCGGGCGGCGGCAGGGATACACTTTTTGGCGGCCACGGCGACGATGTGCTGAATGCCGGCGGTGGGAATGACAGGCTGTTCGGTCAGGCGGGCAACGATCGCCTTGCCGGAGGCGGCGGACGCGACGTTCTGGTAGGCGGAGGCGGTCGCGATACCCTTCTGGGCGGCGGCGGGAATGACAACCTGATCGGTGGCGGCGGTCCGGACCGGCTTGCAGGCGGTGGCGGGCGTGACTGGCTGAAGGGGGGCGGCGGGCGCGATACCCTGCTCGGCGGCGGCGGCCCGGACAGGCTGTTCGGCAACGGCGGCCCCGACAGGCTGATCGGAGGTCCGGGACCGGACAAGCTGTTCGGTGGTCGGGGGCCGGACAACTTCGTCTATCTGCGCCCCCTTGACAGCAAACCCGGAAAATTCGCGGATTTCATCAAGGATTTCCGCCCCAATCAGGATCATCTGGAGCTTCGGCGCCTGAATCTCGACTATATCGGACAGGATGATTTCGACGGCGGCCGCCAATTGCGCTGGTCGCATGAGCGCGGCGATACGCATGTCCAGATCGATCTGAACGGCGACGGGCGCGCCGATATGCTGATCCGACTGGATGGCATCCTGCGCCTCGATGCGGATGATTTCCTGCTTTAG